A genomic segment from Streptomyces sp. NBC_00237 encodes:
- a CDS encoding type II secretion system F family protein — protein MTTTTVILGAVLGLGLYVLVRALLPSRQGSVSRVAQIDALRARGVHGSFPYESQYDRSASGDGRKPGRSAALRARAGKRVGDLYRRQGWELRSLRADLNVLERGWESFLATKLLLGVAGLFFGPLLFVVGWTLGLGSSPAVPLWLALACGAGFFCLPDLEVRRDAAAKRRDLRRVIGAYLDLVAMNLAGGRGLPEALMAAADVSDGWALRRIKGTLADARISGISQWAALGRLGEELGIEELKDLSASLALVADDGAKVRESLASRAETMRHRELAEIEGSAGEKSQSMLVAQLLLCAGFLVFLIYPAAMRVFQV, from the coding sequence ATGACGACGACCACGGTGATCCTCGGTGCCGTCCTCGGGCTCGGCCTGTACGTCCTGGTCCGCGCGCTGCTGCCGTCCCGGCAGGGCTCCGTCTCCCGGGTCGCGCAGATCGACGCGCTGCGGGCGCGGGGCGTGCACGGCTCCTTCCCGTACGAGAGCCAGTACGACCGCTCCGCCTCCGGCGACGGCAGGAAGCCCGGCAGGAGTGCCGCCCTGCGGGCGCGCGCGGGCAAGCGGGTCGGGGACCTCTACCGGCGGCAGGGATGGGAACTCCGTTCCCTGCGGGCCGACTTGAACGTCCTGGAGCGGGGGTGGGAGTCCTTCCTCGCCACCAAGCTGCTGCTCGGTGTCGCGGGGCTCTTCTTCGGGCCGCTGCTCTTCGTCGTCGGGTGGACGCTCGGTCTCGGCAGCAGCCCGGCCGTCCCGCTGTGGCTGGCGCTGGCCTGCGGTGCGGGCTTCTTCTGCCTGCCCGACCTGGAGGTACGGCGCGACGCCGCTGCCAAGCGGCGCGACCTGCGGCGCGTCATCGGCGCGTACCTCGACCTCGTCGCCATGAACCTGGCGGGCGGGCGGGGGCTGCCGGAGGCGCTGATGGCCGCCGCCGACGTGAGCGACGGGTGGGCGCTGCGCCGCATCAAGGGCACCCTCGCCGACGCCCGGATCAGCGGCATCAGCCAGTGGGCGGCGCTCGGACGGCTCGGCGAGGAGCTGGGCATCGAGGAACTGAAGGACCTCTCCGCCTCGCTCGCGCTGGTCGCGGACGACGGCGCGAAGGTGCGGGAGTCCCTGGCGTCCCGCGCCGAGACGATGCGCCACCGCGAGCTGGCCGAGATCGAGGGCAGCGCGGGCGAGAAGTCGCAGTCGATGCTCGTCGCGCAGCTGCTGCTGTGTGCGGGGTTCCTGGTGTTCCTCATCTATCCGGCGGCGATGCGGGTGTTCCAGGTGTGA
- a CDS encoding BTAD domain-containing putative transcriptional regulator — MARTTTTPPTTRPASPPRPRRGFGDFVKAFLAFVALAALVVGVPVALASVFGWPLPHEVPSLDVLRSEISVNTFIGALTVVVWLAWAQFTACVLVEVKAAVSGVGMPSRVPGAGASQALARQLVAAVLLLSAGAAGFAPGVGQLGEGPEQVRAPVAVSAQQSPGAEAGERAAAEAVRAQADAALKASGQAPRGSTKFYRIQPPEGRHHDSLWEIAERHLGDGRRYGEIYRLNKDREQPDGSKLSRASLIRPGWIMEMPGDARGGELVEMPASPKSPQTASPEVPDASGKLAEQIAQYDTSRTGANGSAASPGRLDDDTRQIAIPSRRPAKPSVPEVAAPAPAPAPAPAHEQPAAEASSFGLPEALLASPLLAAGLLAALGRRRRTALWQSAMAAGRARRGMEPPVPAGAAADAQDALLVGADPEAVAFLDRALRGLAAALAAAHRPLPVAYAAWLTEGELHIQLAQPSGEPPAPWRTGQDPTFWMITRPDAEAYETSGTTADAPAPYPGLVSFGTRESTGEGTRKDTGESTREGTGGDARLLLNLEALPGLVSLSGPAASRTAVLASVAAELATSGWADRMAVTLVGFGAELTALAPTRLRHLDDVEALLDTLGAESRQRAHALGNAGHDSVLTGRGSTAGRPTPWAPHLVLLATDPTEEEAAHLAQLAVDSGRLGIGYLVGTSHPDLPGATWQLEVTDRGRLLAPLLGLDLKAQLLPTAQREAVVELFSRTAPEDGIADSRPFLVDLTEQGRPAVYARLVGPYELIGPETTPDASRSPLLYEALALLLLHREGVHPRVLASALWPRGVTDDVRDALIARLGDWLGTDPDGTARLATDDTGRLTLAPSVVSDLDVLRSLHHEATAGRGAEDPRTRERLLTDALGLARGPLLADRTPGRYTWLTHEIVDAQLPLMVADVALSLAESRRERGRPERAVEALDTGLTTAPSDERLWNELLRALHALGDEPRLRAAVRDLASRSGPSGIPPRTEALLDELLPGWRGEVPASA, encoded by the coding sequence ATGGCACGCACCACGACCACCCCTCCCACCACCCGCCCGGCGTCCCCGCCGCGCCCCCGGCGCGGCTTCGGAGACTTCGTCAAGGCGTTCCTCGCCTTCGTGGCGCTCGCGGCGCTGGTCGTCGGCGTGCCCGTGGCGCTGGCCTCGGTCTTCGGCTGGCCGCTGCCCCACGAGGTGCCGTCGCTGGACGTGCTGCGCAGCGAGATCTCGGTGAACACGTTCATCGGGGCGCTGACGGTGGTGGTGTGGCTGGCCTGGGCGCAGTTCACGGCGTGCGTACTGGTCGAGGTCAAGGCGGCGGTCTCCGGGGTCGGCATGCCGTCCCGGGTGCCGGGCGCGGGCGCCAGCCAGGCCCTGGCCCGCCAGCTGGTCGCCGCCGTACTGCTGTTGAGCGCGGGCGCGGCGGGCTTCGCCCCGGGCGTCGGACAGCTCGGCGAAGGGCCGGAACAGGTCCGCGCGCCCGTCGCCGTATCGGCGCAGCAGTCGCCGGGGGCGGAAGCCGGGGAGCGTGCGGCGGCGGAGGCGGTGCGGGCGCAGGCCGATGCGGCGCTGAAGGCGAGCGGGCAGGCCCCTCGGGGAAGCACGAAGTTCTACCGCATCCAGCCGCCCGAGGGCCGCCACCACGACTCCCTCTGGGAGATCGCCGAACGCCACCTCGGCGACGGCCGCCGCTACGGCGAGATCTACCGGCTCAACAAGGACCGCGAACAGCCCGACGGCTCCAAGCTCTCCCGGGCCAGCTTGATCCGCCCCGGCTGGATCATGGAGATGCCGGGGGACGCGCGGGGCGGCGAACTGGTGGAGATGCCCGCCTCCCCGAAGTCTCCGCAGACCGCGTCGCCAGAGGTTCCGGACGCGTCGGGGAAGCTCGCCGAGCAGATCGCCCAGTACGACACGTCCCGTACGGGGGCGAACGGTTCGGCCGCGTCGCCCGGCCGCCTCGACGACGACACCCGCCAGATCGCCATCCCCTCGCGGCGTCCGGCGAAACCCTCCGTGCCGGAGGTGGCCGCCCCCGCCCCCGCCCCCGCCCCCGCTCCCGCGCACGAGCAGCCCGCAGCGGAGGCGTCCTCCTTCGGCCTGCCCGAAGCCCTCCTCGCCTCTCCGCTCCTGGCGGCCGGTCTCCTCGCCGCGCTCGGGCGGCGTCGGCGTACCGCGCTCTGGCAGTCCGCGATGGCGGCGGGCCGGGCGCGGCGCGGGATGGAGCCGCCGGTTCCGGCCGGGGCCGCCGCCGACGCGCAGGACGCGCTGCTCGTCGGGGCCGACCCGGAGGCCGTCGCCTTCCTGGACCGCGCGCTGCGCGGGCTCGCCGCCGCGCTGGCCGCAGCCCACCGCCCGCTGCCCGTCGCGTACGCCGCCTGGCTGACCGAGGGCGAACTCCACATCCAGCTCGCCCAGCCGTCCGGCGAACCCCCGGCCCCGTGGCGCACCGGCCAGGACCCCACCTTCTGGATGATCACCCGACCCGACGCGGAGGCGTACGAGACCTCCGGGACGACCGCCGACGCGCCCGCTCCCTACCCGGGCCTCGTCTCCTTCGGCACCCGCGAGAGCACCGGCGAGGGCACCCGCAAGGACACCGGCGAGAGCACCCGCGAGGGCACCGGCGGCGACGCCCGCCTCCTCCTGAACCTGGAGGCGCTCCCCGGCCTGGTCTCCCTCTCGGGACCCGCCGCCTCCCGCACCGCCGTCCTCGCCTCCGTCGCTGCCGAGCTCGCCACCAGCGGCTGGGCGGACCGGATGGCCGTCACCCTGGTCGGCTTCGGCGCGGAACTCACCGCGCTCGCCCCGACCCGCCTGCGCCACCTCGACGACGTCGAAGCCCTCCTCGACACGCTCGGCGCGGAGAGCCGCCAGCGCGCCCACGCCCTCGGCAACGCGGGCCACGACTCCGTCCTCACCGGCCGTGGCAGCACCGCGGGCCGTCCCACCCCGTGGGCCCCGCACCTGGTCCTCCTGGCCACCGACCCGACCGAAGAGGAAGCCGCCCACCTCGCCCAACTCGCCGTCGACTCCGGCAGGCTGGGCATCGGCTACCTGGTCGGCACCTCCCACCCCGACCTCCCGGGCGCGACCTGGCAACTGGAGGTCACCGACAGGGGCCGCCTGCTGGCCCCCCTCCTCGGCCTGGACCTCAAGGCCCAGCTCCTCCCCACCGCCCAGCGCGAGGCCGTCGTCGAGCTCTTCTCCCGCACGGCCCCCGAGGACGGGATCGCGGACTCCCGCCCCTTCCTCGTCGACCTCACCGAACAGGGCCGCCCCGCCGTCTACGCGCGCCTGGTGGGACCGTACGAACTCATCGGCCCCGAGACGACCCCCGACGCCTCCCGCAGCCCCCTCCTGTACGAGGCCCTGGCCCTGCTCCTGCTCCACCGCGAGGGCGTCCACCCCCGCGTCCTGGCCTCGGCCCTCTGGCCGCGCGGCGTCACCGACGACGTACGGGACGCCCTGATCGCCCGCCTCGGCGACTGGCTCGGCACGGACCCGGACGGCACCGCCCGCCTGGCCACGGACGACACGGGCCGCCTCACCCTCGCCCCGTCCGTCGTCTCCGACCTCGACGTGCTGCGCTCCCTCCACCACGAGGCGACGGCGGGCCGAGGTGCGGAGGACCCCCGCACGCGGGAGCGGTTGCTGACCGACGCCCTGGGGCTTGCCCGGGGGCCCCTCCTCGCGGACCGCACCCCCGGCCGCTACACCTGGCTCACCCATGAGATCGTCGACGCCCAGCTCCCCCTGATGGTCGCGGACGTGGCCCTCTCCCTCGCGGAATCACGCCGGGAAAGGGGCCGCCCGGAACGCGCCGTCGAAGCCCTCGACACGGGCCTCACCACGGCCCCCTCCGACGAACGCCTCTGGAACGAGCTCCTGCGCGCCCTGCACGCCCTGGGCGACGAACCCCGCCTCCGCGCGGCCGTCCGCGACCTGGCCTCCCGCTCCGGCCCGTCCGGCATCCCGCCCCGCACGGAGGCCCTCCTGGACGAACTGCTGCCGGGATGGCGCGGCGAGGTGCCGGCCTCGGCGTGA
- a CDS encoding CpaF family protein, with protein sequence MSTVDHQLVKRFRQEAGDRIAEQRRIDQASGIAAMTGEDERQYARAVIAQILEAYARAEVNAGRTPLDAETEEGYAAAVHAALFGVGRLQPLLDDPEVENIDINGCDQVFIGYADGREEAGEPVAETDEELVELIQVLGAYSGLSSRPFDSANPQLDLRLPDGSRLSAVMDVTRRPALSIRRARMGKVFMSDMVGNHTLTPELGHFLACAVRARKNIMIAGATNAGKTTLLRALANEIPPQERLITVERALELGLDQFPEIHPNVVAFEERLPNSEGHGSIAMSELVRRSLRMNPSRVIVGEVLGDEIVTMLNAMSQGNDGSLSTIHANSSSEVFNRISTYALQANERLPIEASQMLIAGAINFVVFVERRNDYQRGGRLRRVVTSVREVNGVDGRVLSSEVFAETADGRVLPHAPLACLDELSAYGYRPSGNWG encoded by the coding sequence ATGAGCACCGTCGACCACCAGCTCGTCAAACGCTTCCGGCAGGAGGCGGGCGACCGCATCGCCGAACAGCGCCGCATCGACCAGGCGTCCGGCATCGCCGCCATGACGGGCGAGGACGAGCGCCAGTACGCCCGCGCCGTCATCGCGCAAATACTGGAGGCGTACGCCCGCGCCGAGGTTAACGCCGGGCGCACCCCCCTCGACGCGGAGACCGAGGAGGGGTACGCGGCCGCCGTGCACGCCGCGCTCTTCGGTGTCGGACGGCTTCAGCCGCTGCTCGACGACCCCGAGGTCGAGAACATCGACATCAACGGCTGTGACCAGGTCTTCATCGGATACGCGGACGGACGGGAGGAGGCCGGGGAGCCCGTCGCCGAGACCGACGAGGAACTCGTGGAGCTGATCCAGGTCCTCGGCGCGTACAGCGGTCTCTCGTCCAGGCCCTTCGACTCCGCCAACCCCCAGCTCGACCTGCGGCTGCCCGACGGCTCCCGGCTCTCCGCCGTCATGGACGTCACCCGCCGCCCCGCCCTCTCCATCCGGCGCGCCCGGATGGGCAAGGTCTTCATGTCGGACATGGTCGGCAACCACACCCTCACCCCGGAACTCGGCCACTTCCTGGCCTGCGCCGTCCGCGCCCGCAAGAACATCATGATCGCGGGCGCGACGAACGCCGGGAAGACGACCCTGCTGCGGGCGCTCGCGAACGAGATCCCGCCGCAGGAGCGGCTGATCACGGTCGAGCGGGCGCTGGAGCTGGGACTCGATCAGTTTCCCGAGATCCACCCCAACGTCGTCGCCTTCGAGGAGCGGCTGCCCAACTCCGAGGGGCACGGCTCCATCGCCATGTCCGAGCTGGTCCGCAGGTCACTGCGGATGAACCCGTCCCGCGTCATCGTCGGCGAAGTCCTCGGCGACGAGATCGTCACCATGCTCAACGCCATGTCGCAGGGCAACGACGGGTCGCTGTCCACCATCCACGCCAACAGCTCCAGCGAAGTCTTCAACCGCATCTCCACCTACGCCCTCCAGGCCAACGAGCGCCTCCCCATCGAGGCCAGCCAGATGCTCATCGCCGGGGCCATCAACTTCGTCGTCTTCGTCGAGCGCCGCAACGACTACCAGCGCGGCGGACGGCTACGCCGCGTCGTCACCTCCGTCCGCGAGGTCAACGGCGTCGACGGACGCGTCCTGTCCAGCGAGGTCTTCGCCGAGACGGCCGACGGGCGGGTCCTCCCGCACGCGCCGCTCGCCTGCCTCGACGAACTGAGTGCGTACGGCTACCGGCCGTCCGGGAACTGGGGCTGA
- a CDS encoding TadE/TadG family type IV pilus assembly protein, which translates to MVLSRVRDFRIQDFRIRDSRVRDGLRRRAEAARGRGQGQDRGLSTVEVVILAPVMILFLLILVGLGQLVDGRGAVDGAARDAARAGSLQKDGGQAVAEAERAAEADLADVCAGPVTVRQTSGAYAEAEFFSVEVSCRIRGLALLGLDIPAELSGRSTSPIDPYRRKS; encoded by the coding sequence ATGGTGCTCTCTCGCGTACGGGACTTCCGCATACAGGACTTCCGCATACGGGACTCCCGTGTACGGGACGGACTGCGGCGGCGTGCTGAAGCGGCACGCGGCCGGGGCCAGGGCCAGGACCGGGGGCTCTCCACCGTCGAGGTGGTGATCCTCGCGCCCGTGATGATCCTCTTCCTGCTGATCCTGGTCGGGCTCGGGCAGCTCGTCGACGGGCGCGGCGCGGTCGACGGCGCGGCCCGCGACGCCGCGCGCGCCGGGTCCCTCCAGAAGGACGGCGGACAGGCCGTCGCCGAGGCGGAACGGGCGGCGGAAGCGGACCTCGCGGACGTCTGCGCGGGGCCCGTAACCGTACGGCAGACCAGCGGGGCGTACGCCGAAGCGGAGTTCTTCTCGGTCGAGGTGAGCTGCCGCATCCGGGGGCTCGCCCTGCTCGGCCTGGACATCCCGGCGGAGCTGAGCGGTCGTTCGACCTCGCCCATCGACCCGTACCGGAGGAAGAGTTGA
- a CDS encoding type II secretion system F family protein: protein MGLSQLGSLGGLFSLSTLCVLLCGVAVGGGLALLIVAVRGLPAKPPAEKAKAGKRMAELAAFAGRRGSLAIGIGMLVLLFSRWVVLAVAAGVLVFFWERLFGGAAEERAQMRRVEALAAWTESLRDTIAGAVGLEQAIPASARAAAPALRPHLEALVDRLRSRTPLPEALQLLADEIDDASADIIVAALILNSRLRGPGLREVLGALAKSAREEVDMRQRVMAQRASTRRSVQIVVGVSVAFVLGLAVFNREFVAPYGTPAGQLVLACVCGLFALGFWWLRKLSRIETPDRFLVRAEQPAHTTPAFTPRTEEKAAVR, encoded by the coding sequence ATGGGACTCTCGCAACTCGGTTCCCTGGGTGGGCTGTTCAGTCTGTCCACCTTGTGCGTCCTGCTGTGCGGCGTCGCCGTCGGCGGCGGCCTCGCCCTCCTGATCGTCGCCGTGCGCGGGCTGCCCGCGAAGCCCCCCGCCGAGAAGGCGAAGGCCGGGAAGCGGATGGCGGAGCTGGCCGCCTTCGCCGGGCGGCGCGGGTCCCTCGCCATCGGGATCGGCATGCTCGTGCTGCTCTTCTCGCGGTGGGTGGTCCTCGCGGTCGCGGCCGGAGTGCTGGTGTTCTTCTGGGAGCGGCTGTTCGGCGGGGCCGCCGAGGAGCGCGCCCAGATGCGGCGCGTCGAGGCGCTGGCCGCCTGGACGGAGTCCCTGCGCGACACCATCGCGGGCGCGGTGGGCCTGGAGCAGGCGATCCCGGCGTCCGCGCGGGCCGCCGCCCCCGCGCTTCGGCCCCACCTCGAAGCCCTGGTCGACCGGCTCCGCTCCCGTACGCCACTGCCCGAAGCACTCCAGCTCCTCGCCGACGAGATCGACGACGCGTCCGCCGACATCATCGTCGCCGCCCTCATCCTCAACTCCCGGCTGCGCGGCCCCGGTTTGCGGGAAGTGCTGGGCGCGCTCGCCAAGTCCGCCCGCGAAGAAGTCGACATGCGCCAGCGCGTCATGGCCCAGCGGGCGAGCACCCGGCGCAGCGTGCAGATCGTGGTGGGGGTGTCCGTGGCGTTCGTGCTCGGGCTCGCGGTCTTCAACCGGGAGTTCGTGGCTCCGTACGGCACGCCCGCCGGGCAGCTCGTCCTGGCGTGCGTGTGCGGGCTGTTCGCGCTCGGGTTCTGGTGGCTGCGCAAGCTGTCGCGGATCGAGACGCCGGACCGCTTCCTGGTCCGCGCCGAGCAACCGGCCCACACCACACCCGCGTTCACGCCCCGCACCGAAGAGAAGGCGGCTGTCCGATGA
- a CDS encoding TadE family protein — translation MNEWAEAYARRRGAPGRRAASGTAVRAGSGGSGDEGMTAIEFVLLTPVLFFMIFATVQFGLYSFADHVAQASVQAGARKARATADRNPGEWQGAAREVAESYVAQLGPQLLIGPEVATLQPGQNTVGVEITARVPTVFPGLDLTVHAESQGPVERFVPDGEG, via the coding sequence GTGAACGAGTGGGCAGAGGCGTACGCACGCCGGCGCGGGGCGCCGGGGCGGCGCGCCGCGTCCGGCACGGCCGTGCGGGCGGGTTCCGGTGGTTCCGGGGACGAGGGCATGACCGCGATCGAGTTCGTGCTGCTCACCCCGGTGCTCTTCTTCATGATCTTCGCGACGGTGCAGTTCGGTCTGTACTCCTTCGCGGACCACGTCGCGCAGGCATCCGTTCAGGCCGGTGCCCGCAAGGCGCGCGCCACCGCCGACCGCAACCCGGGGGAGTGGCAGGGCGCGGCCCGCGAGGTCGCCGAGAGCTATGTCGCCCAGCTGGGGCCGCAGTTGCTCATCGGGCCCGAGGTGGCGACGCTCCAGCCGGGACAGAACACGGTCGGCGTGGAGATCACCGCCCGCGTCCCCACCGTCTTCCCCGGACTCGACCTCACCGTGCACGCCGAGTCGCAGGGGCCGGTGGAGCGGTTCGTGCCGGACGGGGAGGGGTGA
- a CDS encoding pilus assembly protein TadG-related protein has protein sequence MRGTARDWLARRVRAADDRGSGAAAVLIFAFVFLALAAFVVDGGLSISQRERAADIAEQAARYAAQDVDLEALYVDEGGPAPINFANCADRVRAFAREMEMSGPDIAASGCVDADAQQVEATIQLTYRPILTGMFYGGAITVTGTAVAESVAG, from the coding sequence GTGAGGGGAACGGCGAGGGACTGGCTGGCGCGCCGGGTGCGGGCCGCCGACGACCGGGGGTCCGGGGCCGCCGCCGTACTGATCTTCGCGTTCGTGTTCCTGGCGCTGGCGGCGTTCGTCGTCGACGGCGGCCTGTCGATCTCGCAGCGCGAACGCGCCGCCGACATCGCCGAGCAGGCCGCCAGGTACGCGGCGCAGGACGTCGACCTGGAGGCGCTGTACGTCGACGAGGGCGGGCCCGCGCCGATCAACTTCGCGAACTGCGCGGACCGGGTGAGGGCCTTCGCGCGGGAGATGGAGATGTCGGGCCCGGACATCGCGGCCTCCGGCTGCGTCGACGCGGACGCGCAGCAGGTCGAGGCCACCATCCAGCTCACGTACCGGCCGATCCTGACCGGCATGTTCTACGGCGGCGCGATCACCGTGACGGGCACGGCGGTGGCGGAGTCCGTGGCGGGGTGA